In the genome of Quercus robur chromosome 3, dhQueRobu3.1, whole genome shotgun sequence, one region contains:
- the LOC126718979 gene encoding ureide permease 1-like isoform X10 — MDFSGISPLLNLLPQSQRIISWSLKMYVVESKGGAIVCMLLALLFLGTWPAVMTLLERRGRLPQHTYLDYSITNLLAAVIIALTFGEIGKGTPTAPNFFTQLSQDNWPSVLFAMAGGVVLSVGNLSTQYSWALVGLSVTEVISSSLTVVIGTTMNYFLDDKINRADILFPGVGCFLIAVCLGSFVHTSNAADNKEKLKSLSTEGTGFSTSKETLTNDVRESDVENGSSSADKARAGTAGFLIELENRRSIKVFGKSTIIGLAITFFAGICFSLFSPAFNLATNDQWHTLKEGVPHLSVYTAFFYFSVSCFVVGIVLNIIFLYRPILNLPKSSLKAYLSDWNGRGWAFLAGFLCGFGNGLQFMGGEAAGYAAADAVQALPLVSTFWGILIFGEYRRSSRKTYILLVSMLFMFVVAVGVLMASSGHRK, encoded by the exons ATG GATTTTTCTGGTATATCACCCTTGCTTAATCTATTACCTCAAAGTCAGAGGATTATCTCCTGGAGTTTAAAAATGTATGTGGTGGAGAGCAAAGGAGGTGCCATTGTGTGCATGTTGCTTGCCTTGTTATTCTTGGGCACATGGCCTGCTGTTATGACTCTCCTAGAAAGGCGAGGTCGTCTTCCTCAACATACTTATCTTGACTACTCGATCACTAATCTCTTGGCTGCTGTCATTATTGCTTTGACATTTGGGGAGATAGGCAAGGGCACGCCTACTgcaccaaatttttttactcaacTTTCTCAG GATAACTGGCCCTCTGTTTTATTTGCAATGGCGGGTGGGGTGGTGCTCAGCGTTGGTAATCTGTCTACACAATATAGTTGGGCTTTAGTTGGTTTATCAGTGACAGAAGTGATTTCTTCAAGCTTAACTGTTGTtatag GCACAACCATGAATTACTTTTTAGATGATAAAATCAACAGAGCTGATATTCTTTTCCCTGGTGTTGGTTGCTTCTTGATTGCGGTTTGTCTTGGCTCTTTTGTTCATACATCCAATGCAGCTGACAATAAGGAAAAGCTCAAAAGTTTGTCCACTGA AGGTACAGGTTTTTCCACTTCTAAAGAAACACTTACAAACGATG TTAGAGAGAGTGATGTCGAAAATGGAAGCAGTTCTGCAGACAAGGCCAGAGCTGGAACTGCAGGTTTCCTCATAGAACTTGAGAACAGAAGATCAATTAAG GTGTTTGGTAAGAGCACTATAATTGGACTGGCCATAACATTCTTTGCTGGAATTTGCTTCTCTCTATTCTCTCCAGCGTTCAATTTGGCAACAAATGATCAATGGCACACTTTAAAGGAAGGGGTCCCTCACTTGTCTGTCTATACTGCATTTTTCTACTTCTCAGTTTCCTGTTTTGTGGTTGGCATCGTTCTAAATATCATCTTCCTTTACCGCCCTATACTAAACTTACCCAAATCATCCCTTAAGGCTTACTTGTCAGACTGGAATGGCCGAGGCTGGGCCTTTTTGGCTGGGTTCTTGTGCGGGTTTGGAAATGGTCTTCAATTTATGGGAGGTGAAGCAGCAGGATATGCAGCAGCAGATGCTGTTCAG GCACTTCCACTTGTGAGCACCTTTTGGGGCATACTTATCTTTGGAGAGTATCGGAGATCATCACGAAAAACGTATATACTTCTTGTCAGCatgttgtttatgtttgttgtagCTGTCGGAGTTCTTATGGCATCATCAGGACATAGAAAATAA
- the LOC126718979 gene encoding ureide permease 1-like isoform X16 — protein MYVVESKGGAIVCMLLALLFLGTWPAVMTLLERRGRLPQHTYLDYSITNLLAAVIIALTFGEIGKGTPTAPNFFTQLSQDNWPSVLFAMAGGVVLSVGNLSTQYSWALVGLSVTEVISSSLTVVIGTTMNYFLDDKINRADILFPGVGCFLIAVCLGSFVHTSNAADNKEKLKSLSTEGTGFSTSKETLTNDVVRESDVENGSSSADKARAGTAGFLIELENRRSIKVFGKSTIIGLAITFFAGICFSLFSPAFNLATNDQWHTLKEGVPHLSVYTAFFYFSVSCFVVGIVLNIIFLYRPILNLPKSSLKAYLSDWNGRGWAFLAGFLCGFGNGLQFMGGEAAGYAAADAVQALPLVSTFWGILIFGEYRRSSRKTYILLVSMLFMFVVAVGVLMASSGHRK, from the exons ATGTATGTGGTGGAGAGCAAAGGAGGTGCCATTGTGTGCATGTTGCTTGCCTTGTTATTCTTGGGCACATGGCCTGCTGTTATGACTCTCCTAGAAAGGCGAGGTCGTCTTCCTCAACATACTTATCTTGACTACTCGATCACTAATCTCTTGGCTGCTGTCATTATTGCTTTGACATTTGGGGAGATAGGCAAGGGCACGCCTACTgcaccaaatttttttactcaacTTTCTCAG GATAACTGGCCCTCTGTTTTATTTGCAATGGCGGGTGGGGTGGTGCTCAGCGTTGGTAATCTGTCTACACAATATAGTTGGGCTTTAGTTGGTTTATCAGTGACAGAAGTGATTTCTTCAAGCTTAACTGTTGTtatag GCACAACCATGAATTACTTTTTAGATGATAAAATCAACAGAGCTGATATTCTTTTCCCTGGTGTTGGTTGCTTCTTGATTGCGGTTTGTCTTGGCTCTTTTGTTCATACATCCAATGCAGCTGACAATAAGGAAAAGCTCAAAAGTTTGTCCACTGA AGGTACAGGTTTTTCCACTTCTAAAGAAACACTTACAAACGATG TAGTTAGAGAGAGTGATGTCGAAAATGGAAGCAGTTCTGCAGACAAGGCCAGAGCTGGAACTGCAGGTTTCCTCATAGAACTTGAGAACAGAAGATCAATTAAG GTGTTTGGTAAGAGCACTATAATTGGACTGGCCATAACATTCTTTGCTGGAATTTGCTTCTCTCTATTCTCTCCAGCGTTCAATTTGGCAACAAATGATCAATGGCACACTTTAAAGGAAGGGGTCCCTCACTTGTCTGTCTATACTGCATTTTTCTACTTCTCAGTTTCCTGTTTTGTGGTTGGCATCGTTCTAAATATCATCTTCCTTTACCGCCCTATACTAAACTTACCCAAATCATCCCTTAAGGCTTACTTGTCAGACTGGAATGGCCGAGGCTGGGCCTTTTTGGCTGGGTTCTTGTGCGGGTTTGGAAATGGTCTTCAATTTATGGGAGGTGAAGCAGCAGGATATGCAGCAGCAGATGCTGTTCAG GCACTTCCACTTGTGAGCACCTTTTGGGGCATACTTATCTTTGGAGAGTATCGGAGATCATCACGAAAAACGTATATACTTCTTGTCAGCatgttgtttatgtttgttgtagCTGTCGGAGTTCTTATGGCATCATCAGGACATAGAAAATAA
- the LOC126718979 gene encoding ureide permease 1-like isoform X1 — MDFSGISPLLNLLPQSQRIISWSLKMYVVESKGGAIVCMLLALLFLGTWPAVMTLLERRGRLPQHTYLDYSITNLLAAVIIALTFGEIGKGTPTAPNFFTQLSQDNWPSVLFAMAGGVVLSVGNLSTQYSWALVGLSVTEVISSSLTVVIGTTMNYFLDDKINRADILFPGVGCFLIAVCLGSFVHTSNAADNKEKLKSLSTEGTGFSTSKETLTNDVVRESDVENGSSSADKARAGTAGFLIELENRRSIKVFGKSTIIGLAITFFAGICFSLFSPAFNLATNDQWHTLKEGVPHLSVYTAFFYFSVSCFVVGIVLNIIFLYRPILNLPKSSLKAYLSDWNGRGWAFLAGFLCGFGNGLQFMGGEAAGYAAADAVQALPLVSTFWGILIFGEYRRSSRKTYILLVSMLFMFVVAVGVLMASSGHRK; from the exons ATG GATTTTTCTGGTATATCACCCTTGCTTAATCTATTACCTCAAAGTCAGAGGATTATCTCCTGGAGTTTAAAAATGTATGTGGTGGAGAGCAAAGGAGGTGCCATTGTGTGCATGTTGCTTGCCTTGTTATTCTTGGGCACATGGCCTGCTGTTATGACTCTCCTAGAAAGGCGAGGTCGTCTTCCTCAACATACTTATCTTGACTACTCGATCACTAATCTCTTGGCTGCTGTCATTATTGCTTTGACATTTGGGGAGATAGGCAAGGGCACGCCTACTgcaccaaatttttttactcaacTTTCTCAG GATAACTGGCCCTCTGTTTTATTTGCAATGGCGGGTGGGGTGGTGCTCAGCGTTGGTAATCTGTCTACACAATATAGTTGGGCTTTAGTTGGTTTATCAGTGACAGAAGTGATTTCTTCAAGCTTAACTGTTGTtatag GCACAACCATGAATTACTTTTTAGATGATAAAATCAACAGAGCTGATATTCTTTTCCCTGGTGTTGGTTGCTTCTTGATTGCGGTTTGTCTTGGCTCTTTTGTTCATACATCCAATGCAGCTGACAATAAGGAAAAGCTCAAAAGTTTGTCCACTGA AGGTACAGGTTTTTCCACTTCTAAAGAAACACTTACAAACGATG TAGTTAGAGAGAGTGATGTCGAAAATGGAAGCAGTTCTGCAGACAAGGCCAGAGCTGGAACTGCAGGTTTCCTCATAGAACTTGAGAACAGAAGATCAATTAAG GTGTTTGGTAAGAGCACTATAATTGGACTGGCCATAACATTCTTTGCTGGAATTTGCTTCTCTCTATTCTCTCCAGCGTTCAATTTGGCAACAAATGATCAATGGCACACTTTAAAGGAAGGGGTCCCTCACTTGTCTGTCTATACTGCATTTTTCTACTTCTCAGTTTCCTGTTTTGTGGTTGGCATCGTTCTAAATATCATCTTCCTTTACCGCCCTATACTAAACTTACCCAAATCATCCCTTAAGGCTTACTTGTCAGACTGGAATGGCCGAGGCTGGGCCTTTTTGGCTGGGTTCTTGTGCGGGTTTGGAAATGGTCTTCAATTTATGGGAGGTGAAGCAGCAGGATATGCAGCAGCAGATGCTGTTCAG GCACTTCCACTTGTGAGCACCTTTTGGGGCATACTTATCTTTGGAGAGTATCGGAGATCATCACGAAAAACGTATATACTTCTTGTCAGCatgttgtttatgtttgttgtagCTGTCGGAGTTCTTATGGCATCATCAGGACATAGAAAATAA